A region of Catharus ustulatus isolate bCatUst1 chromosome 34, bCatUst1.pri.v2, whole genome shotgun sequence DNA encodes the following proteins:
- the ARHGAP35 gene encoding rho GTPase-activating protein 35, whose protein sequence is MMMARKQDGRTPTYNVSVVGLSGTEKEKGQCGIGKSCLCNRFVRPSADDFHLDHTSVLSTSDFGGRVVNNDHFLYWGEVARPLEECVECRIHVVEQTEFIDDQTFQPHRSTALQPYIKRAAATKLASAEKLMYFCTDQLGLEQDFEQKQMPDGKLPVDGFLLCVDVSRGMNRNFDEQLKFVSNLYNQLAKTKKPVVVVLTKCDEGVERYIRDAHAFALGKKNLQVVETSARSNVNVELAFSTLVQLVDKSRGKAKIIPYFEALKQQSQQIAAAKDKYEWLVSRIVKSHHEVWANVSRKMQPAPEYQDYVYLEGTLKAKKLFLQHVQRLKQEHIERRRKAYLAKLPQALDALVPDLDEIDHLSRAKAEKLLEAKPDFLKWFVVLEETPWDATSHVDNVDNERIPFDLLETPAAEQLYEAHLEKLRDERKRAEMRRAFRENLESSPFVTPGKPWEEARSFIMNEDFYLWLEESVYMDIYGKHQKQLIDRAKEDFQELLLEYSELFYELELDAKPSKEKMGVIQEVLGEEQRFKALQKLQAERDALILKHIHFVYHPTKETCPSCAGCVDARVEQLLGSRFIRQHRNPLADPNVDRINLVILGKDGLARELANEIRALCTSDDKYVIEGKMYELALRPIEGNVRLPVNAFQTPTFQPHGCLCLYNSKESLSYVVESIEKSRESTVGRRDNHLAQLPLTLILVNKRGGGDAGGETLQSLIQQGQQIASKLQCVFLDPASAGIGYGRNINEKQIGQVLKGLLDAKRNLNLVVGSTSALKDAADAELRVVMCLMCGDPVSADEVLLPILQAQPCRPAPGGGAAVLLDMAVGSQRRRVELSLLSYHASFGLRKSRLVHGYILFYAAKRRASLATLRAFLADVQDIVPVQLVALADGSADLLDNDVSREQVAEGEEIAQEIEGRFAALACGQPQPKLDAFQPFFKDALDKKNIVEATHMYDNAAEACSTGEDVFNSPRAGSPLCNSNLPDSEDDPEPLPGYSPFREEPAVPALPKDHSKLSMELEGNDGLSFIFESKLNNKVPPPVKPKPPVHFDIKGDLAYLEQGHREGQRRSVSSSTWLPPDCFDPSDYAEPMDAVVKPRSEEENIYSVPHDSTQGKIITVRNINKATSNGSGNGSDSEMDTSSLERGRRPPAVTKPLLYRARCARLGRFAGYRPGLSVGSDDELGSGRKKDEEPGGQGGYKGDNAVMAYEAADGEDPRRRNILRSLRRTTKKPKAKARPSLSKAPWESSYFGVPLSSVVSPERPIPVFIERCIQYIEATGLSTEGIYRVSGNKSEMESLQRQFDQDHGLDLAEKDFTVNTVAGAMKSFFSELPEPLVPYSMQLELVEAHKINDREQKLLALRDVLRKFPRENYEVFKYVIAHLNRVSQQHRVNLMTSENLSICFWPTLMRPDFSTMDALTATRTYQTIIELFIHQCPFFFPPRPPPDAPGSPGPAPAAGPLASLPEPSRTPSPPPEPPEP, encoded by the exons ATGATGATGGCCCGCAAGCAAGATGGCCGCACGCCCACCTACAACGTCAGCGTGGTGGGACTGTCCGGCACCGAGAAGGAGAAGGGCCAGTGCGGCATCGGCAAATCCTGCCTGTGCAACCGCTTCGTGCGGCCCAGCGCCGACGACTTCCACTTGGACCACACGTCCGTGCTCAGCACCAGTGACTTTGGGGGCAGGGTGGTCAACAATGACCATTTCCTCTACTGGGGCGAGGTGGCGCGGCCGCTGGAGGAGTGCGTGGAGTGCCGCATCCACGTGGTGGAGCAGACGGAGTTCATCGACGACCAAACCTTCCAACCTCACCGCAGCACGGCGCTGCAGCCCTACATCAAGAGGGCGGCGGCCACCAAGCTGGCGTCGGCGGAGAAGCTCATGTATTTCTGCACCGACCAGCTGGGCCTGGAGCAGGACTTTGAGCAGAAGCAGATGCCCGACGGCAAGCTGCCGGTGGACGGCTTCCTGCTCTGCGTGGACGTGAGCCGCGGCATGAACCGCAACTTCGACGAGCAGCTCAAGTTCGTGTCCAACCTCTACAACCAGCTGGCCAAGACCAAGAAGCcggtggtggtggtgctgaCCAAGTGCGACGAGGGCGTGGAGCGCTACATCCGCGACGCCCACGCCTTCGCCTTGGGCAAGAAGAACCTGCAGGTGGTGGAGACCTCGGCGCGCTCCAACGTCAACGTGGAGCTGGCCTTCAGCACCCTGGTGCAGCTGGTGGACAAGAGCCGCGGCAAAGCCAAGATCATCCCTTACTTCGAGGCGCtcaagcagcagagccagcagatcGCCGCCGCCAAGGACAAGTACGAGTGGCTCGTCAGCCGCATCGTCAAGAGCCACCACGAGGTCTGGGCCAACGTCAGCCGCAAGATGCAGCCGGCGCCCGAGTACCAGGATTACGTCTACTTGGAGGGCACCTTGAAGGCCAAGaagctcttcctgcagcacGTGCAGCGCCTCAAGCAGGAGCACATCGAGCGCCGCCGCAAGGCCTACCTGGCCAAGCTGCCGCAGGCGCTGGACGCCCTCGTGCCGGACCTGGACGAGATCGACCACTTGAGCCGCGCCAAGGCCGAGAAGCTGCTGGAGGCCAAGCCCGACTTCCTCAAGTGGTTCGTGGTGCTGGAGGAGACGCCGTGGGACGCCACGAGCCACGTGGACAACGTGGACAACGAGCGCATCCCCTTCGACCTGCTGGAGACGCCGGCGGCCGAGCAGCTCTACGAGGCTCACCTGGAGAAGCTGCGCGACGAGCGCAAGCGCGCCGAGATGCGCCGGGCGTTCCGCGAGAACCTGGAGAGCTCGCCCTTCGTCACGCCCGGCAAACCCTGGGAGGAGGCGCGGAGCTTCATCATGAACGAGGATTTCTACCTGTGGCTGGAGGAGTCGGTCTACATGGACATCTACGGCAAGCACCAGAAGCAGCTGATCGACAGAGCCAAGGAGGacttccaggagctgctgctggagtacTCGGAGCTCTTCTACGAGCTGGAGCTGGACGCCAAGCCCAGCAAGGAGAAGATGGGCGTCATCCAGGAGGTGCTGGGCGAGGAGCAGCGCTTCAAGGCCCTGCAGAAGCTTCAGGCCGAGCGCGACGCGCTCATCCTCAAGCACATCCACTTCGTCTACCACCCCACCAAGGAGACGTGTCCCAGCTGCGCCGGCTGCGTGGACGCCCGcgtggagcagctgctgggctcgcGCTTCATCCGGCAGCACCGCAACCCTCTGGCCGACCCCAACGTGGACCGCATCAACCTGGTCATCCTGGGCAAGGACGGGCTGGCGCGCGAGCTGGCCAACGAGATCCGCGCGCTCTGCACCAGCGACGACAAGTACGTCATCGAGGGCAAGATGTACGAGCTGGCCTTGAGGCCCATCGAGGGCAACGTCCGGCTGCCGGTCAACGCCTTCCAGACGCCGACCTTCCAGCCGCACGGCTGCCTGTGCCTCTACAACTCCAAGGAGTCGCTGTCCTACGTGGTGGAGAGCATCGAGAAGAGCCGCGAGTCCACCGTGGGCCGGCGCGACAACCACCTGGCGCAGCTGCCGCTGACGCTGATCCTGGTGAACAagcgcggcggcggcgacgCCGGCGGCGAGACGCTGCAGAGCCTGatccagcagggccagcagatCGCCAGCAAGCTGCAGTGCGTCTTCCTCGACCCCGCCTCGGCCGGCATCGGCTACGGCCGCAACATCAACGAGAAGCAGATCGGCCAAGTGCTCAAGGGGCTGCTGGACGCCAAACGCAACCTCAACCTGGTGGTGGGCTCCACCTCCGCCCTCAAGGACGCGGCCGACGCCGAGCTGCGCGTGGTGATGTGCCTGATGTGCGGCGACCCGGTGAGCGCCGACGAGGTGCTGCTGCCCATCCTGCAGGCGCAGCCGTGCCGGCCGGCgccgggcggcggcgccgcggTGCTGCTGGACATGGCGGTGGGCTCGCAGCGGCGGCGCGTGGAGCTGTCGCTGCTGTCGTACCACGCGTCCTTCGGGCTGCGCAAGAGCCGCCTGGTGCACGGCTACATCCTCTTCTACGCCGCCAAGCGCAGGGCGTCGCTGGCCACGCTGCGCGCCTTCCTGGCCGACGTGCAGGACATCGTGCCCGTGCAGCTGGTGGCGCTGGCCGACGGCTCGGCCGACCTGCTGGACAACGACGTGAGCCGCGAGCAGGTGGCCGAGGGCGAGGAGATCGCCCAGGAGATCGAGGGGCGCTTCGCCGCCCTGGCGtgcgggcagccccagcccaagCTGGACGCCTTCCAGCCCTTCTTCAAGGACGCGCTGGACAAGAAGAACATCGTGGAGGCCACGCACATGTACGACAACGCCGCCGAGGCCTGCAGCACCGGCGAGGACGTCTTCAACTCGCCGCGCGCCGGCTCGCCGCTCTGCAACTCCAACCTACCCGACTCCGAGGACGACCCCGAGCCGCTGCCCGGCTACAGCCCCTTCCGCGAGGAGCCGGCCGTGCCCGCCCTGCCCAAGGACCACTCCAAGCTGTCCATGGAGCTGGAGGGCAACGACGGCTTGTCCTTCATCTTCGAGAGCAAGCTCAACAACAAGGTGCCGCCGCCGGTCAAGCCGAAGCCGCCGGTCCATTTCGACATCAAGGGCGACCTGGCCTACCTGGAGCAAGGCCACCGCGAGGGCCAGCGCCGCTCGGTGTCCTCCTCCACGTGGCTGCCGCCGGATTGCTTCGACCCCTCGGACTACGCCGAGCCCATGGACGCCGTGGTGAAGCCGCGGAGCGAGGAGGAGAACATTTACTCGGTGCCTCACGACAGCACCCAGGGCAAGATCATCACCGTGCGCAACATCAACAAGGCCACGTCCAACGGCAGCGGCAACGGCTCGGACAGCGAGATGGACACCAGCTCCCTggagcgcggccgccgcccgccggCCGTCACCAAGCCGCTGCTGTACCGCGCGCGCTGCGCCCGCCTCGGGCGCTTCGCCGGCTACCGGCCCGGCCTGAGCGTGGGCAGCGACGACGAGCTGGGCAGCGGCAGGAAGAAGGACGAGGAGCCGGGCGGGCAGGGCGGCTACAAGGGCGACAACGCGGTGATGGCGTACGAGGCGGCCGACGGCGAGGACCCGCGCAGGAGGAACATCCTGAGGAGCCTCAGGAGGACCACCaag AAGCCGAAGGCGAAGGCGCGGCCGTCGCTGTCCAAGGCTCCGTGGGAGAGCAGCTACTTCGGGGTTCCCCTGAGCAGCGTGGTGAGCCCAGAGCGCCCCATCCCCGTCTTCATCGAGCGCTGCATCCAGTACATCGAGGCCACTG ggctgAGCACGGAGGGGATTTATCGAGTGAGCGGCAACAAATCCGAGATGGAGAGTCTGCAGCGCCAGTTTGATCAGG acCACGGGCTGGACCTGGCAGAGAAGGATTTCACCGTCAACACCGTGGCCGGAGCCATGAAAAGTTTTTTCTCGGAGCTGCCAGAGCCGCTCGTGCCCTACTCgatgcagctggagctggtggaggCTCACA